The Candidatus Methylomirabilota bacterium genome contains the following window.
GGGGCGTCGACGGGATGGTGGCAGCGCACGTCGTGACCGTCGGCAAGAGCCCGAGGCGCCGGGCGCTCCACGCGACACTCCGCGGTGGCGTAGTCGCAGCGCGGGTGGAACCGGCAGCCCGCCGGCGGGCCCACCAGGCTCGGCACCTCGCCCGGGATGTCGCGGATCTCGCCGTCGGGGCCCGGCACGCTGGCCAGCAGCCGCCGCGTGTAAGGATGCGCGGGGCGGCCGAAGAAGGCGTCGGTCGGCGCCGCCTCCATCTCCTGGCCGGCGTACATCACGACCACGCGGTCGCACAGCTCGTGCGCGGTGCCGAGATCGTGCGTGGTGAAGAGCACGGACACCCCGCGCTCCTTCACCAGCGCGCGGAGCAGCCGGAGGATCTGCGCCTGGATCGTCACGTCGAGCGCGGTGGTGGGCTCGTCCGCGATGATCAGATCCGGCTGGGGCAAGAGCGCCATCGCGATCATCAGCCGCTGGCGCTGGCCGCCGGAGAACTCGTGGGGCAGGCGGCGCAGCGCCCGCGCCGGCTCGGGGATCTGCACCGCGCGCAGCGCCTCGAGCACCGCCTCGCGGTCGGCCTGCCGGCGCGCGCGTGGATAGCGCCCGAACAGCGCCGGCGGCCGCGCCTGGTCCCGCGCGCGCGGGGACTTCCACTTCATCAGGTCCATCATCTGGGTGCCGACCGGGAAGAGCGGACTGAACGAGGTGAACGGGTCCTGCGGGATGAAGGTGATGGCGCGGCCCCGGATCTGGTCGTTCACCGTCGCCGGGTCCTGACGCAGCAGATCCGTGCCGCGGAAGCGCACCTCGCCGCCGCGGATGCGCGCGGCGCCCGCGGGCAGGATGCCGAGGATCGCGCGGGCCAGCGTGGTCTTGCCGCAGCCGCTCTCGCCGACGAGCCCCACCACCTCGCCGGGCGCGATGTCGAGGTTGATGCCGTCGAGCACCTGCGCCGGCCCTCGGTCGGTGCCGAAGTCCACGCGGAGGCCGCGGACGGCGAGCAGCTCAGCCATCGCGCGCAGGGCTCCGGCGCAGCCGCGGGTCGAGCACGTCGCGCAGGCCGTCGCCCA
Protein-coding sequences here:
- a CDS encoding ABC transporter ATP-binding protein → MAELLAVRGLRVDFGTDRGPAQVLDGINLDIAPGEVVGLVGESGCGKTTLARAILGILPAGAARIRGGEVRFRGTDLLRQDPATVNDQIRGRAITFIPQDPFTSFSPLFPVGTQMMDLMKWKSPRARDQARPPALFGRYPRARRQADREAVLEALRAVQIPEPARALRRLPHEFSGGQRQRLMIAMALLPQPDLIIADEPTTALDVTIQAQILRLLRALVKERGVSVLFTTHDLGTAHELCDRVVVMYAGQEMEAAPTDAFFGRPAHPYTRRLLASVPGPDGEIRDIPGEVPSLVGPPAGCRFHPRCDYATAECRVERPAPRALADGHDVRCHHPVDAPAEAAK